A portion of the Myxococcales bacterium genome contains these proteins:
- a CDS encoding AgmX/PglI C-terminal domain-containing protein, giving the protein MSASTPPPPTGNNNALYAGVAVLLLLGIGFFAWKSLSSPTPTPPVPSVPTLPSAPPTSTLRIDDIPLPPPIDAGAPDTGPVRTVTGPGPNPCEARVCKGVAGSELEGAVQFRAKQAHRCYDNALASDNTLAGKVTLNLKIGSNGSVCAVSVVSNELSNASVSQCVANAFRSSSGFPAPKGGCVEINLPINFKPGGR; this is encoded by the coding sequence ATGAGTGCCAGCACGCCTCCGCCCCCCACGGGCAACAACAACGCACTTTATGCCGGCGTTGCCGTACTGCTTCTCCTAGGCATCGGCTTCTTCGCTTGGAAGTCATTGAGCAGCCCCACGCCGACGCCGCCGGTGCCGTCGGTCCCCACGCTCCCGTCGGCGCCGCCGACGTCGACGCTGCGGATCGACGACATCCCGTTGCCGCCGCCCATCGACGCGGGCGCTCCGGATACCGGGCCCGTCAGGACGGTCACGGGCCCCGGCCCGAACCCCTGCGAGGCTCGCGTCTGCAAGGGCGTGGCTGGCTCCGAGCTTGAGGGAGCGGTGCAGTTCCGGGCGAAGCAGGCCCACCGCTGCTACGACAACGCGCTCGCCTCCGACAACACGTTGGCCGGCAAGGTGACGTTGAACCTGAAGATCGGCTCAAACGGCTCCGTCTGCGCCGTTAGTGTGGTGAGCAACGAGCTGTCCAACGCCAGCGTTTCGCAGTGCGTCGCCAACGCCTTCCGCTCCTCCTCGGGCTTCCCCGCACCGAAGGGTGG